The following are from one region of the Papaver somniferum cultivar HN1 unplaced genomic scaffold, ASM357369v1 unplaced-scaffold_132, whole genome shotgun sequence genome:
- the LOC113332871 gene encoding uncharacterized protein LOC113332871, translated as MSKAFDRLEWSFIHNVFKKLGFSEDWCKMVYQCISIVSYSVLVNGSPGETFLPTRGIRQGDCRSPDIFILCMEVLSQLFLKAEEEKLIQGFKFKKNSPSIYHLFFADDSMLFVKASVTYARNILNIINVFAKASGQAINFEKSGFITSGKMHHRHIKILSKTLKMKFLSSSEKYLGTPPIYRLNSSKKTNLNVAGRTFVTKHVLSSLSVYHMACFPLPKYVTSKIDSIQRTFWWSKKNPKHVAYYHSWGDIGKSKLSGGLGIRNTYVTNRVFICKLGWRLMNNPNILLTSFLKDKYFPNQNLLEIDKAADSSSWIWKGIVNGLQFIMANSVVKINNGASSHIWSSNWISGYSNTPVSFNPSTLIIYLLMNSWTIIITVGMLICYLHCSRLMK; from the exons atgtctaaagcATTTGATAGATTAGAATGGTCTTTTAttcataatgtttttaaaaaGCTTGGATTCTCCGAAGATTGGTGCAAGATGGTTTATCAGTGTATTAGTATTGTGTCTTACTCGGTCCTGGTTAATGGTTCTCCTGGTGAGACCTTTCTCCCTACTCGGGGCATTAGGCAGGGTGATTGCCGTTCGCctgatatttttattttgtgcATGGAAGTTCTGTCTCAGTTGTTCCTAAAAGctgaagaagagaaattgattcAGGGTTTTAAGTTCAAGAAAAATAGTCCTTCTATTtatcatctgttttttgcagatgattctATGTTGTTTGTCAAAGCTTCTGTCACTTATGCTAGGAATATTCTCAATATTATTAATGTTTTTGCTAAGGCGTCAGGTCAGgcgataaattttgaaaaatcaggtTTTATTACTAGTGGTAAAATGCATCATAGGCACATTAAAATTTTATCTAAAACTCTTAAAATGAAGTTTCTTAGTAGTTCTGAAAAATATTTAGGAACTCCCCCTATTTATAG ATTGAATTCTTCTAAGAAAACCAATTTAAATGTTGCTGGAAGAACATTTGTTACTAAGCATGTGTTGTCTAGTTTATCGGTTTATCATATGGCTTGCTTTCCTCTGCCGAAATATGTTACTTCAAAAATTGATTCTATTCAGAGAACATTCTGGTGGTCTAAAAAGAATCCTAAACATGTTGCATATTATCATTCTTGGGGTGATATAGGAAAATCTAAATTGAGTGGTGGCTTAGGTATTAGGAACACTTATGTTACTAATAGGGTCTTTATCTGTAAACTTGGTTGGAGATTAATGAATAATCCAAATATTTTGCTTACTTCCTTCTTAAAAGATAAGTATTTTCCAAATCAGAACTTGTTAGAAATTGACAAGGCAGCTGATTCTtcatcttggatttggaaaggcatTGTAAATGGGTTACAATTCATTATGGCTAATTCAGTGGTAAAGATAAATAATGGGGCTTCCTCTCATATCTGGAGTTCAAACTGGATTTCAGGGTATAGTAATACTCCAGTTTCTTTTAACCCTAGTACATTAATCATATATTTGTTAATGAACTCTTGGACTATCATAATAACTGTTGGAATGTTAATCTGTTATCTACATTGTTCTCGCCTGATGAAGTAA